In one Fusarium falciforme chromosome 5, complete sequence genomic region, the following are encoded:
- a CDS encoding Malate synthase, whose product MVLVPHKKRQYAVLGASSEATQKILTPEACEFLSVLHHSFEATRKALLHRRDLRQRKFDAGELLDFLPETKHVREDSHWQGASPAPGLADRRVEITGPTDRKMIVNALNSNVYCYMADFEDSLTPTWKNVTEGQLNLYDAIRRQIDFKVGKKDYKLRTDRTLPTLICRTRGWHLDEAHFTVNGAPISGALFDFGLYFFHNAKELIKTGFGPYLYLPKLESHVEARLWNDVFNVAQDYIGIPRGTVRATVLIETITAVFEMDEIIYELQNHIGGLNCGRWDYIFTFIKIFRNHPKFILPDRADVTMTVPFMDAYVKLLIETCHRRGVHAMGGMAALIPIKNDEAANAKALANVEADKLREVLAGHDGTWVAHPALAPIAEDIFNTYMPTSNQIFRRSETVPVTRDDLLNPNVPGKITLEGVKKNIHVCLVYMEAWVRGVGCSPINNLMEDAATAEVSRSQLWQWVHHKVSTAEGVRLDKKTILELLDEQYGALLMTAAEGHKFEIAQQFMREQITGEKYAGFLTE is encoded by the exons ATGGTTCTCGTTCCTCACAAGAAACGGCAATACGCTGTTCTGGGTGCATCCAGCGAAGCCACCCAGAAGATCCTTACACCCGAAGCTTGCGAGTTTCTGTCTGTCCTGCATCATTCATTTGAGGCTACCCGGAAAGCCCTCCTCCATCGTCGTGACCTTCGACAGAGGAAGTTTGACGCAGGGGAACTCCTGGACTTTCTGCCCGAAACCAAACATGTTCGAGAGGATAGCCACTGGCAAGGAGCCTCTCCTGCGCCTGGCCTGGCCGACCGTAGGGTTGAGATTACAGGGCCGACGGATCGCAAGATGATTGTCAATGCCCTCAACTCTAATGTTTACTGCTATATGGCTGACTTTGAGG ACTCGCTCACTCCGACATGGAAGAACGTTACTGAAGGTCAACTCAACCTTTACGACGCTATCCGACGCCAGATTGATTTCAAGGTCGGCAAGAAAGACTACAAGTTGAGAACTGATCGAACTCTTCCTACCCTCATCTGCCGCACCCGTGGATGGCACCTCGACGAAGCCCATTTCACTGTCAATGGTGCTCCTATCTCGGGTGCATTGTTCGACTTTGGCCTTTATTTCTTTCACAACGCCAAGGAACTCATCAAGACTGGGTTCGGACCTTACTTGTACCTTCCTAAGTTGGAGTCTCATGTTGAAGCTCGTCTTTGGAATGATGTTTTCAATGTTGCTCAGGACTATATCGGTATTCCTCGGGGTACTGTCCGAGCTACTGTTCTGATCGAGACTATCACTGCCGTTttcgagatggacgag ATCATTTACGAGCTTCAAAACCACATCGGCGGTTTGAACTGTGGACGATGGGACTACATCTTCACTTTCATCAAAATCTTCCGCAACCATCCCAAGTTCATCCTTCCCGATCGTGCCGATGTCACCATGACTGTTCCTTTCATGGACGCCTATGTCAAGCTACTCATTGAAACCTGTCATCGACGCGGCGTGCATGCCATGGGTGGAATGGCTGCGCTGATTCCGATCAAGAATGACGAAGCCGCCAATGCAAAGGCCCTGGCTAACGTGGAGGCTGACAAGCTTCGAGAGGTCTTGGCTGGACATGATGGCACTTGGGTCGCACATCCAGCTTTGGCACCCATTGCGGAAGACATTTTCAACACATACATGCCCACTTCCAATCAGATCTTCCGTCGGTCTGAGACGGTGCCTGTTACTCGAGATGATCTTCTCAACCCGAACGTCCCAGGCAAGATTACTCTCGAGGGTGTCAAGAAGAATATCCATGTTTGCTTGGTGTATATGGAGGCGTGGGTGCGTGGGGTCGGCTGCAGCCCTATAAACAACCTCATG GAGGATGCGGCTACCGCCGAAGTCTCTCGATCGCAGCTCTGGCAGTGGGTTCACCACAAGGTCAGCACCGCCGAGGGAGTCCGACTGGACAAGAAGACTatcctcgagcttcttgatgagcaGTATGGAGCTCTGCTAATGACGGCTGCCGAGGGCCACAAATTCGAGATTGCGCAACAGTTTATGCGTGAGCAGATCACAGGAGAGAAGTACGCGGGTTTCCTGACCGAGTAA
- a CDS encoding Putative dipeptidyl-aminopeptidase B: MAGKSALVALLAFVSFGSAAIDPPRKPYQPVGGGDRILTFNETSPSAKIRPSTLSVEWSSAGSDGNYIVTNSAGDLVLEDIVTGKSSKFVSADKLPEDLHESWISSDATKLLIASNYTKQYRYSYFADYFILDVKSGKTTPLVEDQVGDIQYAEFSPTGDSVAFVRGNNLFIRDSEGKISQITNDGGPDMFHGVPDWVYEEEIFGGRSTFWFSPDAKFLAFLSFNETGVGTFTIPYYMDGEKLAPEYPRELDLRYPKVGSKNPTVELNILDLSSGDYKPVPVDAFEPEELIIGEVAWVTDDHSAVIYRAFNRVQDKDAHVVVDPTTLKSKHVRERDGSDGWLEHTLSISYVGPLSASGKDTYYVDVSDEDGWNHIYLYPVNDGEAIQLTSGEWEVTNILNIDTARSLIYFQAAKRHSTERHVYKVSWNTKKITPLVDETVPAYWSASFSSKGGYYILTYQGPDVPYQELYSSNSTAKSIRVLEDNKQFYKNISQYNLPNITYFELEHPDGYKLNVRQQLPVNFDPSKQYPVLFTPYGGPNSQQVAKSFQAYNWRAYISSDPELQYITYTVDNRGTAQRGRKYRSLVTAQLGKLEPLDQIWAAEELIKKFDYINPDKVGMWGWSYGGYLTAKTIEVNSGVFTFGLITAPVSDWRFYDSMYTERYMKTLDANRDGYLETAVHKVDGFKNIAGGFSVLHGTGDDNVHYQHAAALIDLLVGEGVSPEKMKMFAFTDSDHSIVYNGASVYIYKYLTARLYDEVKREPKNKLLAHQWTKRRVDGVSRA; encoded by the coding sequence ATGGCAGGGAAAAGCGCATTGGTGGCCTTGCTGGCTTTTGTCTCTTTTGGCTCAGCGGCCATTGACCCCCCTCGCAAGCCTTATCAGCCTGTCGGCGGTGGTGATCGTATCCTCACATTCAACGAGACCAGCCCTAGTGCCAAGATCAGACCGTCCACTCTGAGCGTTGAGTGGTCTTCAGCTGGCAGCGATGGCAATTACATCGTCACCAACAGCGCCGGTGACCTTGTTCTAGAAGACATCGTCACTGGCAAGAGCAGCAAGTTTGTCTCTGCGGACAAGCTACCCGAGGACCTCCATGAAAGTTGGATCAGTAGCGATGCTACCAAGCTGCTCATTGCCTCCAACTACACCAAGCAGTATCGCTACTCGTACTTTGCTGACTACTTCATCCTCGACGTCAAATCCGGCAAGACAACACCTCTAGTCGAGGACCAAGTCGGCGACATTCAGTACGCAGAGTTTTCTCCTACAGGAGACAGCGTGGCTTTTGTCCGCGGCAACAACCTCTTTATCCGCGACTCAGAGGGAAAAATCAGCCAGATCACCAACGATGGCGGCCCTGACATGTTTCATGGTGTGCCAGACTGGGTATACGAGGAAGAAATCTTCGGAGGTCGTTCCACTTTCTGGTTCTCTCCTGACGCCAAGTTCTTGGCTTTCCTCAGCTTCAATGAGACTGGCGTTGGCACTTTCACCATCCCATACTACATGGACGGTGAAAAGCTTGCACCCGAGTATCCTCGTGAGCTGGACCTCAGATACCCCAAGGTCGGGTCCAAGAACCCTACTGTGGAGCTCAACATCCTTGACCTCTCCTCAGGCGACTACAAGCCTGTTCCTGTCGATGCTTTTGAGCCTGAAGAGCTCATCATCGGCGAGGTGGCATGGGTCACGGATGATCACAGCGCCGTCATCTACCGAGCCTTCAACCGTGTTCAGGACAAGGATGCCCATGTCGTTGTTGACCCCACCACTTTGAAGTCCAAGCACGTTCGCGAGCGGGACGGCAGTGACGGATGGCTCGAGCACACTCTTTCCATCTCCTACGTCGGTCCTCTCAGTGCTTCAGGCAAGGACACCTACTACGTGGATGTTTCTGACGAGGATGGTTGGAACCACATCTACCTCTACCCTGTCAACGATGGAGAAGCCATCCAACTGACATCCGGAGAGTGGGAAGTGACAAACATCTTGAACATCGACACCGCTAGAAGTTTGATCTACTTCCAAGCTGCGAAGCGTCACTCTACCGAGCGCCATGTCTACAAGGTCTCGTGGAATACCAAGAAGATCACCCCCCTCGTGGACGAGACTGTTCCTGCTTATTGGTCGGCGTCTTTTTCGTCCAAGGGCGGCTACTATATCCTCACCTACCAGGGTCCCGATGTTCCCTACCAGGAGCTTTACTCTTCTAATTCTACTGCAAAGTCGATTCGTGTCTTGGAAGACAACAAGCAGTTCTACAAGAACATCTCGCAGTACAACCTCCCCAATATCACATACTTTGAGCTTGAGCATCCAGATGGCTACAAGTTGAACGTGAGGCAGCAGCTCCCCGTCAACTTTGACCCATCGAAGCAATATCCCGTCCTCTTCACCCCATACGGAGGTCCCAACTCGCAGCAGGTCGCCAAGTCTTTCCAGGCCTACAACTGGAGAGCGTACATCTCCTCCGACCCTGAACTCCAGTACATCACTTACACAGTCGACAACCGCGGAACCGCCCAGCGCGGCCGCAAGTATCGCTCGCTGGTGACCGCACAACTCGGCAAGCTAGAGCCCCTCGATCAAATCTGGGCCGCAGAGGAGTTGATCAAGAAGTTCGACTACATCAACCCAGACAAGGTCGGAATGTGGGGATGGTCCTACGGCGGATACCTCACCGCCAAGACCATCGAAGTCAACTCTGGAGTTTTCACATTCGGCCTTATCACAGCCCCAGTGTCCGACTGGCGCTTCTACGACTCCATGTACACGGAGAGATACATGAAGACGCTCGACGCCAACCGCGACGGCTACCTCGAGACAGCCGTGCACAAGGTCGACGGCTTCAAGAACATTGCAGGTGGCTTCAGTGTTCTCCACGGCACTGGAGATGACAACGTGCACTACCAGCACGCGGCTGCGTTGATTGATCTTCTGGTCGGCGAGGGCGTGTCGCctgagaagatgaagatgtttGCGTTTACTGATAGCGACCACAGCATTGTGTATAACGGGGCTAGTGTGTATATCTACAAGTATCTTACTGCGAGGTTGTATGATGAGGTTAAGAGAGAGCCAAAGAACAAGTTGCTGGCTCATCAGTGGACCAAGAGGCGGGTTGATGGTGTGTCGAGAGCCTGA
- a CDS encoding HET domain-containing protein, with the protein MDPRAYAIHKRLMEKTGHRFKPPGSEPYEGRKRTTVPLIRPPENCENRKRHGFAYDPLPTPTSIQLLQVHPERLRTEFDIYIPPRCTLIVRDLDDAPVYDALSYTWGCPVTMYSDAKEVSSDAAWAAPAFDITCNGKPFSVTANLYAALLSLRVRPSRKASRHSYIWIDQICIDQSNLKERNAQVTLMRRIYKQAQKCSVWLGGDDKFSETGLETMTRLWNMIPEMTSKFAKARIFEAETYDSIGMEPIGPWEWIAYYAFLGRSWFWRSWVVQEAALSQELSFCCGVSTFSLDIIGHGFQILKSTDWATSSLQLASALEGDSHGFSKEAEQIKMQAPGTCLYRPNTEDRPNPSILEHLSRIRGGTLGFSTPNHRALSQILFMFQELRATDPRDKVYSLLALAEESGQVGTLVPDYRKSVAGVFQDTMQFLLQSSNSLNDLSKKEDPRETKTANLPSWVPDFTINRAASPRTFSGLSPWSAGEHLGKTHIVFHPGAVLEVRGLCIGKVREIHDPSTPFNLGISIGQRSLLKVV; encoded by the coding sequence ATGGACCCAAGGGCATATGCCATCCATAAAAGACTGATGGAAAAGACTGGGCATCGCTTCAAGCCCCCAGGCTCAGAACCATATGAAGGTCGGAAGCGAACAACGGTTCCCTTGATCAGACCGCCAGAGAACTGTGAGAATCGCAAGCGTCATGGATTTGCCTACGATCCCTTGCCAACGCCGACGTCAATACAGCTTCTTCAAGTGCACCCAGAGAGGCTTAGAACCGAGTTCGATATATATATCCCTCCTCGCTGTACCCTCATCGTCAGGGATTTGGATGATGCCCCGGTCTACGATGCCCTCTCCTATACATGGGGCTGCCCAGTCACCATGTACTCCGACGCAAAGGAAGTCTCGTCAGACGCCGCCTGGGCTGCACCGGCCTTTGATATTACCTGCAACGGGAAGCCCTTTTCAGTCACCGCCAATCTCTATGCGGCCCTTCTCAGTTTGCGCGTGCGACCTTCTCGAAAGGCTAGTCGACACTCTTACATATGGATTGATCAGATCTGCATTGATCAGTCGAACCTGAAGGAACGAAACGCCCAGGTCACGTTAATGAGGCGGATATACAAGCAAGCCCAGAAGTGTTCAGTCTGGCTTGGTGGCGATGACAAATTTTCTGAAACTGGCCTCGAGACCATGACAAGGCTGTGGAACATGATCCCTGAGATGACTTCCAAGTTTGCCAAGGCACGTATCTTCGAAGCTGAGACATACGACAGCATAGGAATGGAACCAATCGGGCCGTGGGAGTGGATCGCCTACTACGCTTTCTTAGGTCGCTCCTGGTTCTGGCGCTCGTGGGTTGTGCAAGAGGCCGCGCTCTCGCAGGAATTATCATTTTGTTGCGGTGTATCGACCTTCTCTCTTGATATTATTGGTCATGGTTTTCAAATATTGAAGAGCACGGACTGGGCCACCTCCAGCCTACAACTTGCCAGCGCTCTCGAGGGGGACTCACATGGCTTTTCCAAGGAGGCGGAGCAGATCAAGATGCAGGCCCCAGGAACCTGTCTCTACCGGCCAAATACAGAGGATAGACCgaacccatccatcctggAACATCTTTCCAGAATACGAGGAGGCACCCTTGGGTTCTCGACTCCCAATCATCGCGCTTTGAGCCAGATCTTGTTCATGTTCCAGGAGCTGAGAGCAACCGATCCGAGAGACAAGGTTTATTCTTTGCTCGCCCTTGCCGAGGAGTCGGGCCAGGTTGGGACGCTGGTCCCTGACTATAGAAAATCCGTTGCAGGAGTGTTTCAAGATACAATGCAGTTTCTACTACAGTCCAGCAATAGCCTCAACGACCTTTCCAAGAAAGAAGACCCGCGGGAAACCAAGACCGCCAACCTTCCATCCTGGGTTCCAGATTTCACCATCAATCGCGCAGCATCGCCAAGAACCTTTTCAGGACTGAGTCCATGGTCCGCCGGGGAACATCTTGGCAAAACTCACATCGTGTTTCATCCTGGTGCAGTGCTGGAAGTACGAGGGTTGTGCATCGGGAAGGTTCGCGAGATCCATGACCCCTCTACACCCTTCAACTTGGGCATTAGCATTGGTCAGCGGTCACTTCTCAAAGTTGTGTAG